Part of the Chelmon rostratus isolate fCheRos1 chromosome 10, fCheRos1.pri, whole genome shotgun sequence genome is shown below.
CCCGCGAGACCATTTTCATCTCGGCGATGGTCACCACGGCTGTACCTGCAGCTGTGACGTCCGTCTTGGTTTGACATTGCAGCTCTGCCACCTGTCTGGGATTCTGATTGTTACAGCAAACAAACCAGTCTGCCTGGATCAGCACAGATCCGACCCACAGCAGGCCGATGCAGACAGCTTTGACCGAGCGACGGAACAAAACGCAGCCGAAGTGACACGAGCCCTTGGACCTGGTGTATCGCCACGCTCTCTGGAACGGTAAGTCCGTCGAGAGCATTAAGACGGCTATGATGAGACACGGCATGATCATGTATGCGCTGCAGTAGCCGGGCTGTGGTTTACAGGAGCATGGGAACTCTGCCTCTAAAGCTTGATAAGAGACAACCAGAACGCTGAAGACAAAAGCGTTGGCGTTGTCTTTGACTTTactgatgagctgctgcagcggCACGGCGACGGCCTTCATCTTCACAGAAGTTCTGATGTGCTATGAACCGGAGGCTGAGCCTGCGAAAGATATTCAACACGAAAtcacactcttcctcttttaGCTGCTGACCCTGCAGCTTCAATCCACAGtgttaaaaatagaaataactGACAGCAGGTTGTCCTGCACTACTTCATTACAGCCGTGGTTGTACCCCCAGTCTTTGCACTAAGTGGCAGCTCTGTTGTCGTTAACAAGCGACTTCATATCAGAGACAGTTGAGTAAAAATGCAATGGAAGAAATCCTGAGAGAAAAAGCATCAGTCTGAAACGAATGAATGACGAGCAAGTGTGAGATCAGCGAAAGAGGTACTGAAAGTTCATCTGAGCTTCAAGacacaagagaaagagaaacgCAGTCAATCAACAGGAAGACGTGACCAGACACAAGCAGCACAAGCTGGCAAAGAGGAAGTAAGGAAGTGATAAGgtgctggaggaagtattcagatccgTTAAACAAGTGTCCGAAAGTACTGATCACATCTCCTGTGAGTGAGCTCTGATTCTGTGTCTCAGTGCTGAAGCATCAGTGTTCGAGCAGCATTTATATACAGTTAGCTAGTTCAGTCCATCCCGCTGCTGCTCACTGAAGTGATGCATCAACGCGGCCGCCATATTGGTACAGGGAAGCTGTGCCTCATGATGCCTGTAAGGGTAGGAAGGCAGGAGATCTATCCAGGACTGAAACCATCACTGTGAAGTGTCATACATGTTTTTATACAAAGTTCAGCGTCTCAACCAATTTATTCAGTCAGTTTACTTcgaaataaaaaatgcaaactaAAACTAACTTTTCACTCGGGGCTTTTCGAGGGCCCTCCCTTCATTGGGGCCCTGTGCAGTCAGGCTTTCTCACTTCGAGGCTCCTGAatgtgtgaagaatgaaaacCGATGGCGCTCCTCTGAAGAGGCGGAGCTTCTAACCTGAACTGGAGAAATGTTCAGTTATTTTCCACCAAAGCTGCTCAGAGAGTCGGACACAGAAGAAAACGGTTCTTTAAAGTTTAGAGaagttttgtttattctttacatttgtgagtgtgaaaatgagaaaaaatata
Proteins encoded:
- the LOC121612392 gene encoding uncharacterized protein LOC121612392 isoform X2 — translated: MKAVAVPLQQLISKVKDNANAFVFSVLVVSYQALEAEFPCSCKPQPGYCSAYMIMPCLIIAVLMLSTDLPFQRAWRYTRSKGSCHFGCVLFRRSVKAVCIGLLWVGSVLIQADWFVCCNNQNPRQVAELQCQTKTDVTAAGTAVVTIAEMKMVSRMIGMSLLFAVFFTAAFLLSTWTVYADVCCPKCCRRDVQVHELILEVGEDVVERVMKEEQHSKLSESMKGYIAQGKWVNCLDVVEELIDTIGGEKETTPAEVLRAFQKEDHHEDKKSQQNEEEDSV
- the LOC121612392 gene encoding uncharacterized protein LOC121612392 isoform X3, translated to MKAVAVPLQQLISKVKDNANAFVFSVLVVSYQALEAEFPCSCKPQPGYCSAYMIMPCLIIAVLMLSTDLPFQRAWRYTRSKGSCHFGCVLFRRSVKAVCIGLLWVGSVLIQADWFVCCNNQNPRQVAELQCQTKTDVTAAGTAVVTIAEMKMVSRMIGMSLLFAVFFTAAFLLSTWTVYADVCCPKCCRRDVQVHELILEVGEDVVERVMKEEQHSKLSESMKGYIAQGKWVNCLDVVEELIDTIGGEKKEDHHEDKKSQQNEEEDSV